From Staphylothermus hellenicus DSM 12710, a single genomic window includes:
- a CDS encoding winged helix-turn-helix domain-containing protein, with the protein MSLKKEYNVSTKQIEMMAKILNIIKNKDIPVFSVKDLMNEYPYLSYNCIYMRLKRLGEKGFVKRITRGGYIVTEKGKEFIQEIEKMLSKTRL; encoded by the coding sequence ATGAGCCTCAAAAAAGAATATAATGTATCAACTAAGCAGATAGAAATGATGGCTAAAATACTGAATATTATTAAAAATAAAGACATACCTGTTTTCAGTGTAAAGGATCTTATGAACGAGTATCCTTACTTAAGTTATAACTGTATATATATGAGATTGAAAAGGTTGGGGGAGAAAGGATTTGTTAAACGCATAACTAGGGGAGGATACATTGTTACTGAAAAGGGCAAAGAATTCATACAGGAAATAGAGAAAATGCTATCCAAAACGAGATTATAG
- a CDS encoding N-6 DNA methylase: MNKMIMNRKIMKKYIWGQYFTRGEIVRKVIDLILEFKKYDKNIKILEPAFGTGNFIRVLKEKGFKNIEGCEIDPRFTKTPQDFFLYPLEKKFDLIIGNPPFTKYNIKESYFYPKKYFQSPIHPRKYLPRKLLKKEKIRIENAFILKSIKHLKDKNSTIGFVLPASFFIEGKNLETKKVIAENFKTIIVYQNEGKMVDEPIPCVFAIFTNIKEFENKILLIYENNEKKVVKEVLDKEKLLTDEIIPKTYFYRKNNDLKGIPLSEFLLDKPVRYKKSFTKYNVSAANILAKTRIPPGENVSDYYLAVVRVGNASVGRAGLINIKKDILNDMFYVFAFKEKYNNNREIKEKICRILNENQEYFKNITIRVGSKSIKKRDILNFKIKI; this comes from the coding sequence ATGAATAAGATGATAATGAATAGAAAAATTATGAAAAAATACATTTGGGGACAATATTTTACTCGAGGAGAAATAGTTAGGAAAGTAATTGATCTCATCTTAGAATTTAAGAAATACGATAAGAATATTAAGATTCTTGAGCCCGCATTTGGAACTGGGAATTTTATTCGTGTTCTTAAAGAAAAAGGCTTTAAAAACATTGAGGGATGTGAAATAGATCCAAGATTCACTAAGACACCGCAAGATTTCTTCCTCTACCCACTAGAGAAAAAATTTGACCTGATAATAGGTAATCCTCCATTTACAAAGTATAATATAAAGGAAAGTTATTTCTATCCCAAAAAATATTTTCAAAGCCCGATCCACCCCAGAAAATATTTACCAAGAAAACTTTTGAAAAAAGAAAAAATCCGTATAGAAAATGCTTTCATATTGAAATCGATCAAACACTTAAAAGACAAAAATTCAACAATAGGGTTTGTGCTACCTGCCTCCTTTTTTATAGAAGGTAAAAATTTAGAAACAAAAAAAGTTATTGCAGAAAACTTTAAAACAATCATAGTATATCAAAATGAGGGAAAAATGGTAGATGAGCCAATACCCTGCGTTTTCGCTATTTTTACTAATATCAAAGAATTTGAAAACAAAATACTTCTTATTTATGAAAATAATGAAAAGAAAGTAGTTAAAGAAGTATTAGATAAAGAAAAATTACTAACTGATGAAATTATTCCGAAAACCTATTTCTACAGAAAAAACAATGATCTGAAAGGAATTCCTCTTTCTGAGTTTCTACTTGATAAACCAGTACGATACAAGAAATCTTTTACAAAATATAATGTTTCTGCTGCTAACATCCTAGCAAAAACTCGGATCCCGCCGGGAGAAAATGTTTCAGATTATTATCTCGCAGTTGTTCGTGTGGGAAATGCGAGCGTGGGACGAGCTGGTTTAATTAATATAAAGAAAGACATCCTAAACGACATGTTCTACGTGTTTGCATTTAAAGAAAAATATAATAATAACCGAGAAATCAAAGAAAAAATATGTAGAATATTGAATGAAAACCAAGAATATTTTAAAAATATAACGATCAGGGTTGGAAGCAAATCTATTAAGAAAAGAGATATTCTAAATTTCAAAATTAAAATTTAG
- a CDS encoding R.Pab1 family restriction endonuclease — protein MVECEVRWEDGRIVGLLPITLPTSKVRVKRNGEPIPARQTKLREDDLLEWQISYKKDEEVLIEAGKMLEIAYNRGIITREELKQLRDYAVKVPQTFDKQFKILKEETNRAFLGEFKVFFRHIPIIHKDLDNGCFVEAELKHKQRAVGYQPMLYVFIPVRNVVTNDAVGSLVGRTARPKEVVKWFPTKNDIIEIMKTFAVLSQKHREDVIEIIERIISKF, from the coding sequence ATGGTTGAATGTGAAGTTAGATGGGAAGATGGAAGAATAGTTGGTTTATTACCAATTACTTTGCCTACAAGTAAGGTGAGAGTAAAAAGAAACGGTGAGCCTATTCCAGCTAGACAAACTAAATTAAGAGAGGACGACCTTCTGGAGTGGCAAATTTCTTACAAAAAAGACGAGGAGGTTTTAATTGAAGCTGGGAAAATGCTTGAAATTGCCTATAACCGTGGTATTATTACGCGAGAAGAATTAAAGCAACTAAGAGACTATGCAGTCAAGGTTCCACAAACATTTGATAAACAGTTCAAAATACTTAAAGAAGAAACAAATAGAGCATTTCTTGGCGAGTTTAAAGTGTTTTTTAGACACATTCCAATAATTCATAAGGATTTGGATAATGGTTGTTTTGTAGAAGCAGAATTAAAACATAAACAAAGAGCTGTTGGTTATCAGCCAATGTTATATGTTTTCATCCCCGTTAGAAATGTTGTTACCAATGATGCAGTAGGATCTTTAGTTGGTAGAACGGCTAGGCCAAAAGAAGTAGTTAAATGGTTTCCTACTAAAAATGATATAATTGAAATTATGAAAACGTTTGCAGTTTTATCTCAGAAACATAGAGAAGATGTTATTGAAATAATTGAAAGAATAATTTCTAAATTTTAA